One window of Nitrospirota bacterium genomic DNA carries:
- a CDS encoding cation:proton antiporter, producing the protein MTIEFEFLKSLEVIFIASAAVILLLYRLKMPSLIGFIVAGIIIGPHGVGLIKDVHFIQILAEIGVILLLFTIGIEFSLTKLIRIKKAVIGGGGAQVLLTIILSASATYIAIGNVNKSVFFGFLYALSSTAIVLKLLVERGEIDSPHGHIMVGILIFQDICIVPLMLLVPVLSGSSIDILDVGIKMGNAALIIVVVLLSARWIVPALLHQVVRTKSRELFLTTIILLCLGIALLTSKFGLSLALGAFLAGLVISESEYAHQAISDILPFKDSFMGLFFVSIGMLMDTGFVLENVFRIGQVVIVIFIMKVTTGTAAAMMIGSSLRSSVLVGLGLAQIGEFSFVLAVAGKASGLVEEEFYQIFLASSVVTMIATPFLLQVAPSAAEWLSSRTMLRRLSRKRFSEAVDGTPRRKHDHVIIIGFGLNGKNLARVLKEAEIPYAVLEMNSDTVREMRKKGEPIYYGDGTSQEILHKLSVEKARLLVIAISDPVSTRRIVSIARHANPHIYIIVRTRYLIEVDDLKSLGADEVIPEEFETSIEIFSRVLHRYSFPRNAILTMVEKIRSNSYTALRSVEVPRRHLFDKYEWLPEIEIDGYRVEEGSHIDEKTIKDLQVRKKTGVTIIAVRRGKTVYTNPEPDFRLKKGDFLLFTGDRENINNALSYFRGGP; encoded by the coding sequence ATGACGATAGAATTTGAATTTCTCAAATCCCTTGAAGTCATTTTTATTGCATCTGCAGCGGTTATCCTGCTGCTTTACCGGCTCAAAATGCCCTCGCTTATCGGGTTTATTGTTGCAGGAATTATCATAGGTCCCCATGGTGTCGGGTTAATCAAGGACGTTCACTTTATACAAATACTTGCGGAAATCGGCGTGATTCTCCTGCTCTTCACAATCGGTATCGAATTCTCCTTAACAAAGCTTATCAGGATCAAAAAAGCTGTAATCGGCGGAGGCGGAGCGCAGGTTTTGCTTACCATTATCCTATCGGCCTCTGCCACGTATATCGCGATAGGAAATGTCAATAAGTCAGTTTTCTTCGGTTTTCTTTATGCCCTGAGCAGCACTGCGATTGTCCTGAAACTCCTTGTCGAACGGGGTGAAATAGACTCTCCTCATGGCCACATCATGGTCGGTATCCTTATTTTCCAGGACATCTGCATTGTGCCGCTCATGCTTCTTGTTCCGGTATTGTCCGGAAGCAGCATCGATATTCTCGATGTGGGCATCAAGATGGGCAATGCAGCGCTGATAATAGTGGTGGTATTGCTGAGTGCACGATGGATAGTCCCTGCGCTGCTTCATCAGGTTGTTCGAACCAAAAGCCGGGAGCTTTTCTTAACCACGATTATTCTTCTCTGTCTCGGTATCGCTCTCCTGACATCAAAATTCGGACTCTCCCTTGCCCTCGGGGCCTTTCTCGCAGGACTTGTCATATCAGAGTCAGAATACGCCCATCAGGCGATATCAGACATACTGCCGTTCAAGGACAGCTTCATGGGGCTTTTTTTCGTATCCATCGGCATGCTGATGGATACCGGCTTTGTGCTGGAGAATGTCTTCCGGATTGGACAGGTTGTCATAGTGATATTCATCATGAAAGTGACCACCGGTACCGCAGCTGCCATGATGATTGGGTCTTCCCTGAGATCTTCCGTACTCGTAGGGCTTGGTCTTGCACAGATAGGCGAGTTTTCGTTTGTGCTTGCTGTGGCGGGAAAGGCGTCAGGACTTGTTGAGGAAGAATTCTATCAGATTTTCCTTGCATCTTCAGTCGTCACAATGATTGCTACCCCTTTCTTATTGCAGGTTGCTCCATCTGCAGCCGAATGGTTGTCCTCAAGAACTATGCTCAGGAGACTGAGCAGAAAAAGGTTTTCAGAGGCCGTTGACGGAACTCCGCGGCGAAAGCACGACCATGTCATTATCATCGGATTCGGTCTGAACGGCAAAAATCTCGCAAGGGTGTTGAAAGAGGCGGAGATTCCCTATGCGGTACTTGAGATGAACAGTGATACTGTGCGGGAGATGAGGAAAAAGGGTGAACCGATTTATTACGGAGACGGGACGAGTCAGGAAATACTCCATAAACTGAGCGTAGAAAAGGCAAGGCTTCTGGTGATAGCGATTTCTGATCCGGTCTCGACGAGGAGGATCGTTTCAATAGCAAGACATGCGAACCCGCATATTTATATCATCGTAAGGACCCGTTATCTCATTGAAGTGGATGACCTCAAATCACTGGGAGCTGACGAGGTTATCCCTGAAGAGTTTGAAACATCCATAGAGATTTTTTCACGGGTGCTGCACCGGTACAGTTTCCCGAGAAACGCAATTCTCACCATGGTTGAAAAAATAAGGAGCAACAGTTACACTGCACTGCGAAGTGTTGAAGTGCCGAGAAGACACCTGTTCGATAAGTATGAATGGCTTCCCGAAATAGAAATCGACGGATACAGGGTGGAAGAGGGATCCCATATCGATGAAAAGACGATCAAAGATCTGCAGGTCAGAAAAAAAACCGGAGTGACTATAATCGCGGTAAGAAGAGGGAAAACGGTTTATACAAATCCCGAGCCTGATTTCAGGCTGAAAAAAGGAGATTTTTTGCTCTTCACCGGGGACAGGGAAAACATCAACAATGCGCTGTCATATTTCAGGGGGGGACCATGA